In one Lolium rigidum isolate FL_2022 chromosome 3, APGP_CSIRO_Lrig_0.1, whole genome shotgun sequence genomic region, the following are encoded:
- the LOC124696976 gene encoding guanine nucleotide-binding protein subunit beta-like, which translates to MASVAELKERHAAATASVNSLRERLRQRRQTLLDTDVEKYSKAQGRTAVSFNQTDLVCCRTLQGHSGKVYSLDWTPEKNWIVSASQDGRLIVWNALTSQKTHAIKLHCPWVMTCAFAPNGQSVACGGLDSACSIFNLNSQVDRDGNMPVSRVLTGHKGYVSSCQYVPDQETRMITGSGDQTCVLWDVTTGQRISIFGGEFPSGHTADVLSLSINSLNTNMFVSGSCDTTVRLWDLRIASRAVRTYHGHEGDINSVKFFPDGQRFGTGSDDGTCRLFDMRTGHQLQVYNREPDRNDNELPTVTSIAFSISGRLLFAGYSNGDCYVWDTLLAEVVLNLGTLQNSHEGRISCLGLSSDGSALCTGSWDKNLKYYLAPSTDAPGLQSLTDPLV; encoded by the exons ATGGCGTCCGTGGCGGAGCTCAAGGAGCGgcacgcggcggcgacggcctcggTGAACTCTCTGCGGGAGAGGCTCCGCCAGCGGCGGCAGACGCTCCTCGACACTGACG TGGAGAAGTACTCCAAGGCTCAGGGGCGGACGGCGGTGAGCTTCAACCAGACGGATCTGGTCTGCTGCCGCACGCTGCAGGGACACAGCGGAAAG GTATATTCTCTGGATTGGACTCCTGAAAAGAACTGGATAGTCAGTGCCTCACAAGATGGAAGACTAATTGTATGGAATGCTTTAACAAGTCAGAAAACACATGCCATAAAGCTACACTGTCCATGGGTGATGACATGTGCTTTTGCACCCAATGGTCAATCTGTTGCCTGTGGTGGTCTTGATAGTGCATGCTCTATATTTAATCTTAACTCACAAGTGGACAGGGATGGGAACATGCCAGTATCAAGAGTACTTACTGGACACAAAGGCTATGTTTCATCCTGTCAGTATGTCCCCGATCAGGAAACCCGCATGATTACAGGCTCAGGTGACCAAACGTGTGTCCTGTGGGATGTTACTACTGGCCAAAGAATTTCCATCTTTGGAGGTGAATTTCCATCAGGCCATACAGCTGATGTGTTGAG tctgtccatcaacTCGTTAAACACAAATATGTTTGTCTCGGGTTCATGTGATACAACTGTAAGGCTATGGGATCTCAGAATTGCAAGCCGGGCAGTTCGAACATATCATGGGCACGAGGGTGACATTAACAGTGTCAAGTTTTTCCCTGATGGTCAAAGGTTTGGTACTGGTTCAGATGATGGTACATGCAGATTATTTGACATGAGAACAGGGCATCAACTTCAAGTGTACAATCGGGAGCCAGATAGAAATGATAATGAACTCCCTACAGTTACATCTATCGCATTCTCCATATCAGGAAGGCTTCTCTTTGCTGGTTACTCTAATGGTGACTGTTATGTGTGGGACACACTTCTTGCTGAG GTAGTGCTTAATTTGGGAACTCTCCAAAACTCCCATGAAGGTCGTATAAGCTGCCTTGGGCTGTCATCTGATGGGAGTGCGTTGTGTACAGGAAGTTGGGACAAAAATTTGAAG